Genomic segment of Chelmon rostratus isolate fCheRos1 chromosome 2, fCheRos1.pri, whole genome shotgun sequence:
ttgaCGGCAGTGTCTCCCTTCTACATTTAGTTTATTTCTAACTGAATACATAAGAGCAAGGCTATGTTGAGTATTGGTACTCAAAATTAGATCCATGTAGTCCTTCATACAGTAACCCACACACCGAACCATTATTACCCCCTCCACCCTGAGGCTGCATGTCAGCAgtactttcttttttcatcttgaTGTTTTGTTTCGTGAGCACTTAAGGAGCTGCATTCCTTAGTGAGATATCCATCATTTGAGAACAGTTATTCTTCATTTTtgaaattcattatttttactcTTGAGGAAAAATTACAGATCGCGTATTACCTGAGCAAATGCAGGCTCTCATTCCCGAAAGCTTTGCACTCAATATTTCAAAGCACAGCTTATTTTTCAAatgacatattttttaaaaaaatattcccTCTTTTTCTACAGGTTTTTACAAGACCACtatgtttttaatattctgtTTTAATACTTCACATATAAGATCAAGGACAGTATGCAGGTTGCATTCATGTAAAACCCTGGTGCACAACTTCCAAACAGACCTTTGAAATGGGATGATTCTGTGATCCCCAGATCGAAGAactgtgaagtgtttttcttcacaaaaagaagaaaagtaacTCTTGATATGATGATAAGATGCAACTgcaggtgttttctttgtgctatATACACTCAGTTGCCTGTTTATTCGGCACACCTAAGCGCAGTGAATGCAGTCTAATGCAACAGCCCGGCAATAAATcccaccttcatgaaggttCCACTGTTTCTGAcaggtgtttccattgttttgtgTATCACGTTTATATCAGTGAGGGcaggctaaataacagaaataccTCTCTGTATGAAGTGATACagttcagcagcaccacaaactgcagcctccaggATGAGCAGACAGTTGgatcaacacctctctaaaactGTTTCAACTAAAACAGATGGAACATTGTAGAGGTTACTCAGCCTCTTCCAGGGCTCATTCATTCAGAACGGTGGTTAAACTGTAgtttactgtatgtactgtatgtgttatgTTTGAGGTGTCCTGATATACAGTCTAAACAACaacctgccagccaatcagacacAGTACAGATTAAACATAGTGGACTGTGCAAGCGAAGCTGAGTGTTCTTCACTTTGGTGTTTGAGTTCCTGTCATCCATGTTGAACATATGTTTCTGGGCAGGAAGTCTTCAAAATGCTGAGGAGCGAGTCATTCTGAAGAAGCAGTTCATGAATATCTCCTCAAGCATGTCTCCTATagcagttaaaaaacaaaaaaaactagtTTTGTTCCCAGCTCTGGCTCTGTTAATGGGAAACAAAGTGGCTCAAACgctattccagccaatcagcaacatgtttctgctgaatgactcaccccacccTTAAAACGATGTGACAAACATGCTAAGATAGTTATTAGACTTGAACACTTTCAGACAGGTTCAGAGGTCAATATGCAGTTTGAGTTGGCCAGGATTAGaaagttttgtgtgtgtgtgtgtgtgtgtgattcatctttaccttcttttttcttcccttgGAAATAACTGGGGTCTGGTGTCAGCTTTTCTTGGATGTGTGGATTGATGTAAGAATCCCTCATTAAGGTGACTTGAGGCATTTTAGGGATTTCCTGATAGTACTCAGACGGTTCACCTATATGCTGGTTTCTAGAAATGCACATCTTTAGTGTTAAGATCAAACttataaatgataaaataatagaTGTTGAAATCTGCCACAGtgtttaaatactgtatatcgAAACTTCTTCCACACAGTTTTAAAGGTTTGTTCCATCTGTCTATATCTGAGGCACTTAACCAGTGCATCATGAATTCAACTGAAGTGTTTCCTCAAGAACAATTTGAAGACACGTGGCATGACACTGGCCGTTCTGAGCAGTGTGATCATCTGAAGCCATCAGGAGAGCCACAAAAAGCTTCATAAGGGAGCAGAGTGATCTCAGTGCTGTGGTTGAGTCTCAGTGGCTGAATAGAAACTGAGAGAACAGTGCCCTCTACAGGTCACTATATGTTTTAACTACTGAAGGTGTCCACTGCAGAGTGGACAGGGAGGGTTAGCTCAGGTCACAACACAGTCGCACTTGTCTTTACAAGCAGTTTAAATCTCTGCTGGCTAAATGTAAAGCTGTCTGAGCACTTTATTGGCCTacaactgaagaaaaacattgtcCATGCTTCAAGTCAGCAGCTCGACTGTAACTCGCAGTGTTGCTTGCAGGTCAGTTAGCTCTCGCCTCAGTAGAAAAGAGGTTTCTTAGACTCTTCCTTGCAGCTCTCCTCCTTGCATTTCCCATCCATGCTATATTTACCTGTCACTGTGTACCTCTGCTGTGTGCTCAGTGCTGGAAAGGCAAACATGAGgatattttcatataaatacACATTAGAGATGATGGAGGCACGGAgagtgtgctgcagtttgagagcatttgtgttattttgtatatgtgtgtgtgtgtgcgtgtgtgtgtgtgtttatacgtGTGCAGGAATGCTCAGAAGTTTACTGAAGCACAAGACTGTCATGGAGATGTCCAGCTTCTACTGCACACCCCACTTCTCTCTTCTCTACTGTCCCTaatttctcctctttccccctcATTTCAGCAGACTCTTTATGAAAAAGAGTTCTTTGCTTGGGAAATGGGAACAGTTGGACTGACTTTAGGAAGTACGCTAATCGACTTCCACTGAGAGACACATCGATGTCACTGAAGACGCAGCTCGTGGCCATGAAATAGAATAgtgttttgcttgtttctgCACACGTTTAACAAACAGGATATgttgtgttaattagtgagtttcaGTTGTACTTGTAAGTGAATTCTGTCTCCTACAGTGTCATGtgagctgtttcctcctgtttccgGTCTATTAAGCTGAGATAACTCAGTCCTGGCTTCATCTTaatatttaccgtacagacgTGAGAGCATTACTTTAACTACTGGATAAAAGAACATTTGATCACagtttatttaacaaaataatccAAACTCAAAGGTCCACTTTCAATCATTCACATCTCACAGTCATCATTCAGGCCAGTAAGTGAACCTTTGATCTACATATAAACTGAATCTGAATTATCAAAAttgctgctgattaattttatGCTTTCCGCACGACAACTGGTTTTTGTGTGGTATTCACCGTTGTCATGTTAGCCTTTATTTCCTGTCTGGAGGTAACAACCTGCACCTCCTCTGTTTACAATTATCTCTTATTTTTGGTTTCGACCTTCTGTGAGGCCGTGGGGGGCTCTGGGTGGGATGTATGGAGCATTCCACCTGGACTGTGGTGCGTTCGCAGgccgctgtgtgtttgtgttgcattacACATCGCAGCCTTCACAACACCACTGGCTCCACTGGGCTTAGGCCTCTGGGATTTAAGCACGCAACCACCAGAGGCCAGAGAGACCGAGAGAAACGGGGGAGAGGAATGAGGATGAGATGTGggatgatggtgtgtgtgtgtgtgtgtgtgtgtgtgtgtgtgtgtgtgtgtgtgtgtgtgtgtgttgctccgTCCTTCTACGGGTTGACTCCTCTGTCTCCTTGCTGAGGTGTTTTGTTAACCTCGTCTCTGGGAAGTGAAGGGTATACACAGCAGAATGAACAGATAAAGTGAGACagagcattcacacacacactcgcccaAGGCCTGTGCTGAACTTTTCCCAcgcatgtatacacacacacacacacacacacacatgcacatccagAAAATCACCTGAATAACAGCTTATCCATTGTTTATTAAATGTTTCCAGGGTGAATGTCAGGCCAGCAGGATGCCATCCTGTCTTTGTGAGCGTGGTGCGGCCTGTCAGACGGGCGGCTTTCTgtcctcctgtgttttctccatGGCTTGTTTTTGTCGCTGTCTGACAGTCTCTCGGCTGGATGCCCCGACCCAAACGCAGCGCCCTGCCCAAGGCTACACTATACAACAAAGAGGGATCAAACGGCGCACATGGCTTTGATGAAAGCCTCGCAAAGTTCTGCGATGGAGCAAATCAGAGCAGGGCAGAGTTGGACTCAATCCACACCGGGAGGGCGGCAGGACCTGTAGATTTGAGAGGAGGAATAACCTCACGGAGAGCTCGAGGACAGACAGTGGGACACAGGATTCCACCAGCACTGTAGATTTACTGCAACTCAATTCCCAAAAAATGTCCGTGTTCCAgagattttgaaaatgttatCACCGGGTCTTTCCACGTTTTCACCTCAGTCGTTCAGGGAGAAATTGCTTTCAAATGCTTTTCTTGTAGCTGAAGCTCTTCTTTGACCAGAGTGTTTTATCCCCTCCAGGTTGGTTAAAGCAGTAGTGTGTAatgtagaagaagaaataaTTCCTCCTCCTACAAATGAAAAAGTTAATacataaacaataaacacaccGCTGCTCAGTTGAAAAAAAAGGTCAGGGTTATTTTAAGcgagctaaaagatgctaaatgctccacagagctgaaggTACGAGTTGGTGGTATTTGTCTGTGCGCACAGACTCATTTAATCCATTGTTAATAGTGGAATATTGATTTAAACAAAAGGCTGACGAAAACATTGCACGCACTCTGATGAAGGATGGCGCCCTTGGCGGCGCTCCCGAGGAAATGGAGTCACTCTTATGAGAGAGTGAGGTCACCCCTGAGGGTGGATGTGAGCGGATGTGGCTAAGATGAGGTGGAGTGGTAGAGAGCGGGGTTATCACAGCGATGAGTGCTAAATACTGACACTGTCtggaggggaagagaaagagaaggccatcaaagagacagagggagaaagagagagagattatcTGAACGttgagaggaggagatgagctGGTGAATGGAGGGGAGGAGCTGTTTGACCTCTGGAAGGATGATGTACTAATCATACTATCACATTTTACAAATAGTACTAATCATAATGCACTAATGCCAAACTTCTAGTCCTTCTACTTCTCTTCCTTTTCACCTCCAGCCCTGGAGGGTTAAAAGCTGATCTACacataatgaaataatcagGATGTCATAAACCCTTTTTGTGCATATCAGTTTTATCAGCTGGTGTAAAACGTGTGTTGTGTGTCATAGCTTCGTCAATAATCTGACAGTAGAAGTCTCTGAAATCTGGATCTGTGCCACAGCTTGACTGAGACGGGCTAACAGGGCTTTACAGAGGTATGTGTGGTCTTGGGAACTCATAACCCGAGACTCATAAAACAAGCTTGAGAAACCTTAAGGAAAAACAAGTCTACTTGTACAGAACAGTAGCCTAAAAGTAATTCTGCTGGAATTTGCCTTTGCTTTATTATTAAGGGCCATTTTGATACTCAAACTCACAAATACTGAAAGAGTTCACATTCATACAACTGAACATTTGTCCTTTTGCCTTCAGCACTCAACACATTTTGTGAAGGCACATTTCACATCAGCAGCCAGCTTTAATTTCGCTGAGCCACTGTTTACCACTGTGCAGCCTAATACAGTGCAACATAAAGTGGGGAAACTGTCAGGCCATCACTGTGAATACTTGAAAATACTTTGGATGAACAacactgtgtttctttttactATCCTTGagaggaatagttcaacattttaggaGGTGCACTGatttgctttttctctgagAGCGACAGAGAGTGAAGATTAATGTCTGTTTAAGAagagagctgaagtgaaaagtatgattttcactgcatggtgcgGCTCGCCTCCACTCACTTTTCGTACCAAGCACTTTTTCAAACTTCGTTTTCCACTGCAGATACTAAACCCTTTCAAAGCATGTGTCAGTCGTAGCTGGTTGTCATAGCGATGCCACGTGAAACTGCCATGATATCATCTTCAACGCGACACAAAACAATACAGGAACAATGGAGGATGTCAAATGGACAAATGGAAGGTGGTCTTGATTCTCAGTATGTGGCTGTTGGTCACGGAGAGgagacaaactgtgtttcagAAAAGGCTGAAGGCCTTGGGAAATCCTACATCAGAGTGCAGTGACGAATCTCTCTGATCAATCAGTGGTCTGCGGTGGTTTGACTCCACTTTTAATTTTGGCTCAGCTCACTTGCAACCACAACCGAGGTGATACCAAAACAAGTACCAATggaaaaccaaaaaagaacaagaacacTCTCAGAGCAAGCGAGTCAAGGTCGTACCATACAAAAGTAGTtaacctagcttagcataaagactggaagcaggggggaacagctagcctggctctgtccaaagttagAAAACATATATAACAACACCTCCAAATCTCACtaattaaaacagtgaaatacaaAAAGGACAAGTTGTGTTTTACTCAAACTTTTTTGACAAGCACCAGTTTATTCATCTGCCCAGTGCGCTAAATATGTCAGCATAGGTTTTGGTCCTCGATCAGGCACAAAGGCATCAATCCAGGAAGCTGCCCACAGTCCCTACAACTCTTAACCAACTCTAGCAAGCAACTCCTCCTAAATCACGGTGGTGTTTATGCACTTTTGTTTCAATACAAGTTCAACAAACAAGATACGCCATATTAATCTGTGAGTTTTAGAGGTCCTGCTTCTAGTCTTCATGGTATACTAAACACCTCCTGACTCCACCGCTGTATGAGCAAAGAATGTGGAACTTTTTCTTAAAAAACGCTGTTTAATGTTGTGTTCTACTCAAGGAAGAGAACAAACAAGTAATCTGAGAGCATTTATTACTCATTTGtgctcaaaaatgtgtttttttcctccttgacACCTGCCATGCTGCAAAAAGCGTGCAAGATATTGAAAGAGACAACTGCCAGCGACAGCTTGAATGTGCTGGACGCTGCATAAAAACATCTCATCAAAGTATTTCATCTAGTTTTAAGAGGTGAAAATACAATATGaacgaaaaacaaaaactggcaaAGTAATTTCCACTTTTAATAGTGTAAATAAACTTGTTTAAACTGTTTCTTGGAATCAAGACTTTTCAAGAGTGATCCGTCTTTTTGCGCCAGGTTTGAAGATACAAGCATTTCTTTCAAAATACGTGAAACTGCAATAGAAAATGACGAGCTATCTCATTTCATCTGCAAAACTTTCCATTGTTTGAAAACGCTCCGATTTTTAGACTCAACATTTGTGTAAATGACAACACTTTGAATGGAGTAGACAGTACACAGTCAGGGCTGCTCCCTCTGTGGAAGGCTCGCTGTCAGCTGATGAGAAAACCTATTTCAGTGAGGCGCAGCTGGGACTGGAGATATGAGAGTGAAGTGAGGTGAGGTGGGTGTGTGAGGGTCAGGGCATCCAGGCCGATGCCATTTTCTCACACATCTTAGATTGCGCGTGTGTACGCAGTATCTCCCTGACCTGTCTGGCCTGGAGGTGGTGTGTATGATAAGCCGCTTCCCCTCCTCTCAGTGTCCTCACAACCAGACATTTATCCCAAACGTTCCCACAACATCATGGGAACCATCCCTCTATGCTTCATCTGAATGACGTCAAATTCAATCACCTGTGCTTTGAAGCTGTGACTGTGCCAAAGAGATGCTATAATGCCGATTATATGTAGCCTCTGCCTGACTTGCATCTCGCCTTGTCCCACTTTGGAACATAGATATGAGACTTTCTGGATGTTGTGTGTTCTTTCAGGCCACTTACTGCCCACTAAGGAGGTcctgttctgttgtgttttttctgtcaggtACCTGGCCAAGCTGTCGTCGGTGGGAAGTATCAGGGATGAGGAGACGTGCGAGAGGTTACGAGGCCTCATCCAGAGACAGGTACGTGCCTGCTACTTACATACAATAATGTATTATAACCCTGTGTTCACAACTCCATCACGGCTGGGACCTCAGTGGGACTGTGGAGGCTTTAAGGTCTTTAAGGCACCGGTGTATTCATCCTGTTGGTcgtcagtcagtccaccagtttggtccagactggaatAACTCAGCCACTGCTGCATGGATTCACATGAAATTTTCTAGACTTCTTCATTGTCCCCAGAGGCTGAATCCTAACGACTGAAGTGATCCTCTGATTTTTCCCATGACACCATGAGTTCGACTTTTTCACTTGTCGACATCTACTCGTTGGATTAAATAGTATTTTGTCGGTGTTACGTGCATTGTGTTTTCGGCTGACGTAGCTCCTGTGTCTTCCCGCTCCAGGTTCAGATCTGTAAGCGCAGTGTGGAGGTGATGGATGCCGTGCGCCGTGGAGCCCAGCTGGCCATAGACGAGTGTCAGTTCCAGTTTCGCAACCGCCGATGGAACTGCTCCACTCTGGAGACCATGCCTGTGTTTGGCAAAGTGGTCACCCAGGGTAAGATTAGACACTTTTCTGTCAGCAAGTCCCTGCAAGCATGTGGACACATTATCACTCAACTTTTCTACCTGCATGAGTTATAAAATGGGAATGTAAATATCTTTGATATCGCCTCAAATCTGTTTCCAAAGAAGATTTGAGGTAGATTATTTCATgctattttaaaatattttgacattgtTTCCATTTGTGCTGGCTTAAccaggtcctcctcctcctttcctcgGCCTTCAATGCACTCTTTATCTTTATACACACGTTTTGCCTTTCAGAATGAGAAGGGCTTTTCAGTTACATAATGAAACAATAcgactgcatgtgtttgtgtctgtgtttgtgtgtgtgtgtgtcaggcacCCGTGAGGCAGCCTTTGTGTATGCCATCTCAGCAGCCAGTGTGGCATTTGCGGTCACAAGGGCCTGCAGCAGCGGAGAGCTGGAAAAATGTGGCTGTGACCACAATGTACATGGAGTCAGCCCAGAGGgtagatctctctctctctctcttctctctctttttttttcacacaaacacacacacatgcacacacacacacaaaggaaacataAGGAACAACTGATCCagcacattttaatgcaataaTTTTAAACACTAAATGatagttgttttattttgatgacATATGAATTATGCCATCTTATCTTATGTGTGTATAGCCAGATTTTGAACAATGCTACCATCGATATAGAGACAATGAAAAGTGGCTACAAATTAGTGTTCAAGTGTCGTGTTTATACAATGTTTAAATGCCAGTGACAGTGCCATGCAGATGACCACCTCCTGTCTCTATCTTAAAATCTTGCCGTAGGGTTCCAGTGGTCGGGCTGCAGTGATAACATTGCGTATGGAGTGGCATTTTCTCAGTCCTTCGTGGATGTGAGGGAGAGGAGTAAAGGCCAGTCCTCCAGCCGGGCTCTCATGAATCTGCACAACAACGAGGCTGGCAGAAAGGTAACTCGCGTAAAATGCGAATTAGCCCTTGTGTAGAACATTGCATTTCTTTTAATACGGAGACCCCAACAGGTCACAGTGGGACTTTCTTCTCTGATCTACTTTTGCATTCACTTGCAGTACTTTTGCGTTACTTTGCAAAGCGTTTTGCAATCCCTCACAAGAAGTTTTGTTCACGAGGAGAGATGATGTGACACTTTGAATCATGCTTTTGTTGCCCATTACTCCTCTCAAAAGGCAGAGGTCCGACAGCGACTGGCTTTGACCACAGCTGAAGCTGCTCTGCCAGGCGGTGCTGGTTGAAGCTGCGGCTGTGGATGTGGTTGTCGCTCGGACCACAGCTGCATTCCTGCTCCTATTAACAGTAACCAAGAAATCATCATTAAGCCACACAGGACTTCAACCTGCAGTGCTTCTGTTATATCATACTACTGTATCATACAGCTCAGCCTTTCTCTCTGGACCACAGGGAATGTAAAATGTATTGTGAGAGAGTGCAAAAGAATTTCAGGAAAAGAAAGTCCCACTGTGACCTGCTACTGGAAGAAGTCAAGTTTCAAGTTATTTGAAACAAGTGCAAGTCAAGAAATTCAAAAAAGGTCCAGGTCAAGTGAGGTCTGATTTACAGTGTGTAAGTGTCACAGCAGTCAAGTCCAAATCAAACCCCAGTCCTTCATTTTGTGACTCAAGTTTGACTCCAGTCCAAGTCTCCAGTCTACAGCTCTGGCAGCAGGAGAAAATGTGGTTGTAGttgtaaatgtctgtgtgtcagttaGTGGATGCTGCTCTTCACAGCAGCTAGTCTTTACGGATTTTTGGCATTGTAATCACATTATATCAGCTTCTGTCTGTTCACTTCATGTTCATTGGCATCTCTGCAGGCCATCCTGTCCCACATGCGTGTGGAGTGCAAATGTCATGGCGTGTCAGGTTCCTGTGAGGTAAAGACCTGCTGGAAAGCCATGCCGCCCTTCCGCAAGGTGGGCAACGTCATCAAGGAGAAGTTCGATGGCGCCACTGAGGTGGAGCAGCGCAAGGTTGGCACCACCAAAGTCCTGGTGCCTCGAAACTCCCAGTTCAAACCTCACACAGATGAAGATCTGGTCTACCTGGACCCCAGTCCAGATTTCTGCGAGTATGACCCTCGCACGCCGGGTATGCTGGGTACGGTGGGCCGCCAGTGTAACAGAACCTCAAAGGCCATCGATGGCTGCGAGCTGATGTGCTGTGGCCGTGGCTTCCAGACACAGGAAGTTGAGGTGGTGGACAGGTGCAGCTGTAAGTTCCACTGGTGCTGTTATGTCAAATGCAAACAGTGCCGCAAAATGGTAGAGATGCACACTTGCCGGTGATGAGAGTGGGGGTTACAGAGGGCACTGctgatgaacaaaacaaacgcCCCACAGCTCCTACTCCAGGAGCAAGGAGGACTGGTGAAGCTCCATCTTCTCCTGCTTGAAACCACCCCACCCCTCCTACTACTGGTCAACGGGAACAGACTGAGTGGCTGAGAGGTCAAATGTCATCCTATTCATTTTATGCCACCGTAATGGATATCAATAGTTAATGCATGGGATTTCCTACAAAGCTACAGAGGCAGTTTGCTTCTTCTCAAGTAGAGAGCatctttcactttctgtctccctccctcactctcatATCTGCTTTGTCATTGATGCTTctcatttttgtaatgtttaacTTATTTGTTGAGACTGAGGAGATTGACAGTGGGTGGACCTAGAAGGAGGGGACAGACGCGTGGAGATAATAAGGGACACACGAACTGGAACCATGCGTGGACAGATGGGTGGGCGGGGTTAAGGGTTTGGGGTGGGGTCAAGAGGAGGGTTGTTTGCCCTCtgtccttgctgctgctgcttcggGGACTCACTTTGAGTGCTGGATGTCAAAAAGGGAGATGCTGAGTCTGTCAGAGGATGGACCTGAACAACAAAGAGGAACACGTCGCAGATCGACTTTCTGTGATTTGCTTCCTGAGTGTACATGGCTGTGCTGCGCTGAGGTTCAGTTGCTGTTGAGTCATTAATCCCCCCCCCCTGCGATGCCCAGATGCTgctccactcacacactctctctgtcagagggaggatgatgatggaCAGGTGAAAGCCACTgtcagctgcttcctgtcttttctgTAGGCACTGGCAGGTGATGggcatgagacacacacatacccagCAAACATTGCGCCAACACTACATCTGTATATCGACAGCTGCTACCTGAAACCAGAAACCTTACATGAAAGCAGTTTCCAGATCTagatttaaaatgatttgttcCCATTTCAAAAGACCACATTGAGAAAATCCTGCGCGCTGATTCGGACTGATGTTGATCTTGGGCTCCTCCTGCTCGCCGCCATCTGCCAGATGCTAGTTGGCTTAATGCAAACACgagtaaacacacagagacacgcatGCAccggcaaacacacacaatgtaaacacactcatacacaaaGGGGTCTGCCAGAGGGTTGCCGAGCATGTTCGCCATGCATGATGACTGAAGCACTTTCTCTCCAAGCGCACATAGAACCCTCACCCCACAGCATCAAACATCTAACACAtattcatttctctctctctgtcacacacacacacgcacagtttcCCATGCCACTGTGAGGACTCTATTGTTGTCTTGTACCACCACCAAGAAGCCAAGCTTTCCTATAATAACGTGCTATCATTATAGAAACATACTGTAGATCTGTAAAGACTTATACACTGAAGAAGACTATACTGCCTATGAATGTATGTTAATACGGAATATATGCTGTGTCAAAAATGGCTGGTGTCACTTCTTTCTGAAGAgcctttgtgttgtgtgtgtgtgtgtttgtgtgcatgtgcgtgagagacagaaagaatgccacaaaaacaatgttgcccagaaggaaaagaaagaacatgAGAGGAGAGCAAGATGGAAAGTGAAAATGGAGCAGATCCTATTCCACCACCAAGCTCcgagacacacactcacacacacacacacagccccgcTGACAGACGTAcacatatttcaataaaatcgTCCATTTCCCGTGTCTTTCAGCTGCATTATTATGTGGCCACAGTGTGCcctgtgcagcattttgtgtgtgtgtgtgtgctgtttgtgtgaggtACATTACACCCTGAGGTCCTTCCCTGCACCCCTGACACCTATAAACATAATTTATATATCACAGCATGCAGTATATCAACCAGAGATGAATGGATGTGTTTCACGCAGCAGTAGAAACCTGGTAGTCTGGTTTTGGGAAGAACCGGAGTGGCCACTCGGGTTTCAGCGACCATCTGATTGGGTTTGGGCTGAAGAGGGAACAGAGGCAGGAACACCAGGCTAGAACAGGGATTACAGTGAAATGCAGACCACATGGCACAAGCTTTTTCCCTTCTTCTGTCTCTATCAATATCGCACTACCCCCCTACAGCTTTCTCGCTCTTTCTCCTGCAATATCTTTGACTTACGCTGGTTCCAGTCCGCGCTCCATCTGCGGAAAGTGTAACCTAACCACTCTTGGTCTGCAACGTTGGGGATCTGTCCTTCATTAAGCCACTAGGATGGGCTAGATGAGGTGGGTGGTGGTGGCCACACTGATTAGGAAAGTCTGttggcttttgtgtgtgtgtgtgtgtgtgtgctcagtctGTCAGACAGCCAGATGTACAGTAAGGCAgtccatcagtcagtcagagaaCTGTAATGCCTTTTGTGGTTTGCTGCAGTTGTGGCGAGACAAGAGGCTGACAGTAGGGTTTTACCACttagtgtgtttatgtgtgtgtgggagtgtgtctAAATTAAGATGGCTTCATGAAGGCTGGAACTGAAAGTATTagagttgaaaaataaaatgcaacgTCCCGTACTGAATCGATATGGGATTTTTCCAAtatttctgtgtgcattttcaCATGCTTTGAACGAAATAGGAAAGCCAGAACAGTTTCACGAGACATGGCGGAGAAACACCAAATCAGAATTCACCTACTGTAGAACGACAGGAAAGTTGCGCATCACCCAACGTCATCGCTGCCCTGCTTACAGACGCTGACGCACAAATGTCTGCAAATACC
This window contains:
- the wnt4 gene encoding protein Wnt-4a gives rise to the protein MTEEYVLRCVLMLCCALLSANASNWLYLAKLSSVGSIRDEETCERLRGLIQRQVQICKRSVEVMDAVRRGAQLAIDECQFQFRNRRWNCSTLETMPVFGKVVTQGTREAAFVYAISAASVAFAVTRACSSGELEKCGCDHNVHGVSPEGFQWSGCSDNIAYGVAFSQSFVDVRERSKGQSSSRALMNLHNNEAGRKAILSHMRVECKCHGVSGSCEVKTCWKAMPPFRKVGNVIKEKFDGATEVEQRKVGTTKVLVPRNSQFKPHTDEDLVYLDPSPDFCEYDPRTPGMLGTVGRQCNRTSKAIDGCELMCCGRGFQTQEVEVVDRCSCKFHWCCYVKCKQCRKMVEMHTCR